From the Ruminiclostridium josui JCM 17888 genome, one window contains:
- a CDS encoding diguanylate cyclase has translation MLSDLIINAAILISFLSIANQFYKDRDKEIQSRFLFKICTGLVCGILGILLMWYSVRIQNVTLVDFRNIATLLATTVGGSTAAVISGIAMGGFRIAYFGLNKYSEAGTVVIILVTLGILMIFKTKRPLGKKWFLSTIYMTIVSCGVYYYIFPNNISIFFTVYPYFILGTVVVSYTIYKYMLYLNNMSLLYRKLKEEASKDYLTGLNNVREFNKFFRLIIEKAVSNNQKFSLLLLDIDFFKKINDTHGHQAGDKVLKEIGKILRQSCRADDKISRNGGEEFSILLENASNREAIEIAERIRKIIAENEFEISCGRRINVTVSIGISSFPETVTDITQIIERADNALYKAKRTGRNLVVSDEAILG, from the coding sequence ATGTTAAGTGACCTGATAATAAATGCAGCTATTCTTATTTCTTTTTTAAGCATAGCAAATCAATTTTATAAGGATAGGGATAAAGAAATTCAATCCCGATTCTTGTTTAAAATTTGTACTGGATTAGTATGTGGAATTTTAGGTATCCTTCTAATGTGGTATAGTGTCAGAATACAAAATGTAACGTTGGTAGATTTTAGAAATATAGCTACTTTGTTGGCAACTACAGTAGGAGGAAGTACAGCTGCTGTTATATCAGGCATTGCCATGGGAGGCTTCAGAATTGCGTATTTTGGGCTAAATAAATATTCTGAGGCTGGAACAGTTGTTATTATATTGGTAACATTAGGAATACTGATGATTTTTAAAACGAAAAGACCTCTAGGTAAGAAATGGTTTCTATCTACAATTTACATGACCATTGTAAGCTGTGGAGTTTATTATTATATTTTTCCCAATAATATCTCAATCTTCTTTACAGTATATCCGTATTTTATTCTGGGAACTGTAGTCGTTAGTTATACCATATACAAATATATGTTATATCTTAATAACATGAGCTTATTGTATAGGAAGTTAAAAGAGGAAGCTTCAAAGGATTATTTAACAGGACTTAACAACGTAAGGGAATTCAATAAATTTTTCAGGCTAATAATAGAGAAGGCAGTGAGCAATAATCAAAAATTTTCTTTACTTTTATTAGATATAGATTTTTTTAAAAAAATAAACGATACACATGGTCATCAGGCAGGCGATAAGGTCTTAAAAGAAATAGGAAAGATATTAAGACAGAGTTGCAGAGCAGATGATAAAATTTCGCGAAATGGCGGTGAAGAATTTTCAATTTTACTTGAGAATGCTTCAAACAGAGAAGCTATTGAGATAGCTGAAAGAATCAGAAAAATTATAGCTGAAAATGAATTTGAGATTTCTTGTGGAAGGAGAATTAATGTAACAGTATCCATTGGGATATCTTCATTTCCTGAGACAGTTACAGATATAACACAGATAATTGAGAGGGCTGACAATGCTCTTTATAAAGCAAAGCGTACAGGAAGGAACCTTGTAGTTTCAGATGAAGCTATACTGGGATAG
- a CDS encoding PilZ domain-containing protein, producing the protein MEKLNLVLRHYNKVKPMHCTVVSGDTQKVFTVKLCKDEKNGAEILKGDPVLIGFLNNDETLYLSGGNIVGAIPNEEEYIIHANNPQNIAFETERRQYERFPTSLAGEIKLVNSNKREPICIKDFSYAGMCIYSSDEFNKDDEVEISVFLSNNVIKYDATIVRKNVNFGRCEYGIQIMHRDKNSMYSTQNQLTSFILSEKELMYRHLISANYRF; encoded by the coding sequence ATGGAAAAGTTAAACTTAGTATTGAGACATTATAACAAGGTCAAACCCATGCACTGTACTGTTGTGAGTGGTGATACCCAAAAAGTGTTCACTGTAAAGTTATGTAAAGATGAAAAAAATGGTGCTGAAATTCTAAAGGGAGACCCCGTACTTATTGGATTTTTAAACAATGACGAAACTCTTTATTTAAGTGGTGGTAATATAGTAGGTGCTATTCCGAATGAAGAAGAATACATAATCCATGCAAATAATCCTCAAAATATAGCTTTCGAAACTGAAAGAAGACAATACGAGAGATTCCCCACTTCACTGGCTGGTGAAATTAAGCTTGTTAATTCCAACAAAAGAGAACCCATATGCATAAAGGATTTTAGCTATGCAGGCATGTGCATATATTCAAGCGATGAGTTCAATAAAGACGATGAAGTTGAGATTAGTGTATTCCTCAGTAATAATGTTATTAAGTATGATGCAACCATAGTCAGAAAAAACGTTAACTTCGGAAGATGTGAGTATGGTATACAGATTATGCATAGGGATAAAAATTCAATGTATTCCACACAGAATCAATTAACATCTTTTATACTCAGTGAAAAAGAGCTGATGTACAGGCATTTGATAAGTGCAAATTATAGATTTTAG
- a CDS encoding DUF1540 domain-containing protein: MSVKKMSQPNTGVKCVVNTCQYYMSGDHCSAEQIEVQPRNARDTQETDCATFLPQNQ; this comes from the coding sequence ATGTCTGTTAAAAAGATGAGTCAGCCTAATACTGGTGTAAAATGTGTTGTTAATACTTGTCAATATTATATGAGCGGTGATCACTGCAGTGCTGAACAGATAGAAGTTCAGCCTAGAAATGCAAGAGACACTCAGGAAACAGATTGTGCTACTTTTTTGCCTCAAAACCAGTAA
- a CDS encoding protein-glutamate methylesterase/protein-glutamine glutaminase — translation MIDMEKIKVLIVDDSLLFREVISRQITLDPEIEVVAKAVDPFDARDKIDKYAPDVMICDIEMPKMNGIEFISRLLPQHMIPTIVVSSISETVFDAIKAGAVDFIPKPDMQISKNVEEFINELIAKVKTAKKSKLPERVRSISETAYPNIKFDSSKIIAIGASTGGTEAIFNILKQLPPNIPGIVIVQHIPPMFSRMFAERLNKQTGLRVKEANNGDYVEEGKVLVAPGNYQMRVKKTGERYKVEVFQGEKVSGHCPSVDVLFESVAKEAGDKAVGIILTGMGSDGAKGLLSMRKKGARTIGQDEKSSVVYGMPKVAYEIGAVEKQTYLEDIPKTLFSMLK, via the coding sequence ATGATTGATATGGAAAAAATCAAAGTGCTGATTGTTGACGACAGTTTATTATTTCGTGAAGTGATTTCAAGACAGATAACTTTGGATCCTGAAATAGAAGTAGTTGCAAAGGCCGTTGATCCCTTTGATGCCAGAGATAAAATAGATAAGTATGCCCCAGATGTTATGATTTGCGACATTGAAATGCCTAAAATGAATGGTATTGAATTTATAAGTAGGCTATTACCACAGCATATGATTCCTACTATTGTTGTAAGTTCAATCAGTGAAACTGTGTTCGATGCAATAAAAGCAGGAGCAGTAGATTTTATACCAAAGCCGGATATGCAAATATCCAAAAATGTAGAAGAATTTATAAACGAATTGATAGCCAAAGTAAAAACTGCGAAAAAATCCAAACTTCCGGAAAGAGTCAGAAGCATCAGTGAAACTGCCTATCCGAATATTAAATTTGACAGCAGTAAAATTATCGCAATAGGCGCTTCAACAGGAGGAACGGAAGCTATTTTCAACATACTTAAACAGTTGCCTCCAAATATTCCAGGTATAGTTATAGTTCAACATATACCCCCAATGTTTTCACGAATGTTCGCTGAAAGACTTAATAAACAAACCGGATTACGGGTTAAAGAGGCTAATAACGGTGACTATGTTGAAGAAGGAAAAGTACTTGTTGCACCCGGAAATTACCAGATGAGAGTCAAAAAAACAGGGGAACGTTATAAAGTTGAAGTGTTTCAGGGCGAAAAGGTTAGTGGACATTGTCCTTCAGTGGATGTATTGTTTGAATCCGTGGCGAAGGAAGCCGGAGACAAGGCAGTTGGAATTATATTGACAGGTATGGGTTCTGACGGAGCTAAAGGACTGCTTTCTATGAGAAAAAAAGGTGCAAGAACCATAGGACAAGATGAGAAGTCTTCTGTTGTTTATGGCATGCCAAAAGTTGCATATGAAATTGGGGCAGTGGAAAAGCAGACATATCTTGAGGATATTCCCAAGACACTGTTTTCAATGTTAAAGTAA
- a CDS encoding arsenate reductase family protein, whose protein sequence is MNIQIYGAKGFDTQKAERYFKERKISYQYIDLYKYGMSKGEFESVKAAVGISNLINTKSKEYEKLNMRNLGVGKAAQEVLLKNPKLFNTPIVRNGKQATVGYRPDVWSEWD, encoded by the coding sequence ATGAATATACAGATATATGGAGCCAAAGGGTTTGACACACAGAAAGCAGAGAGATATTTTAAAGAGCGGAAAATTAGCTACCAGTATATAGATCTCTATAAGTATGGAATGAGCAAAGGTGAATTTGAAAGTGTAAAAGCAGCTGTTGGCATAAGTAATTTGATAAATACAAAATCAAAAGAATATGAAAAACTCAATATGAGAAATCTGGGGGTAGGCAAAGCTGCACAGGAAGTTCTATTAAAAAACCCTAAGCTTTTTAATACTCCTATAGTAAGAAACGGAAAACAGGCAACAGTAGGTTATCGACCGGATGTATGGAGTGAATGGGATTAA
- a CDS encoding putative ABC transporter permease, with product MILNNKSNKRAANMNCYISKNLIKIYDVFLCFIIYSFCGWLMETVYLSVYHWQFIKRGFLISPLCGIYGIGTILVVFLLDKLKSRPVLVFFSSILITTVLELITGLFLQNVLKRELWDYSGYFFNFLGIICLRNTLIWGIMSLIAIYSIHPVVMKKIKLLSPHTKALISSICFVWISADLCISIFTSLQGINNIHWVYNLVFHRLNDIKSMTVKVVYYMRH from the coding sequence ATGATATTAAACAATAAATCAAATAAGAGAGCTGCAAATATGAACTGTTACATATCTAAAAATTTAATAAAGATATATGATGTATTTCTATGTTTTATTATATATTCCTTCTGCGGTTGGTTAATGGAAACAGTTTATTTATCCGTTTATCACTGGCAGTTTATAAAAAGAGGGTTTCTCATAAGCCCTTTATGCGGAATTTATGGAATAGGTACAATTTTGGTTGTTTTTCTTCTAGACAAACTAAAATCTCGCCCAGTCCTTGTATTTTTTAGCTCAATACTTATAACTACTGTTCTAGAGCTTATTACAGGACTCTTCCTTCAAAATGTGCTGAAACGTGAACTATGGGACTATAGCGGGTATTTTTTTAATTTCCTTGGAATAATATGTTTGAGGAATACTCTTATTTGGGGAATTATGTCACTAATAGCAATTTATAGTATTCATCCTGTAGTAATGAAAAAAATAAAATTACTTTCCCCACATACCAAAGCATTAATCAGCAGTATATGTTTTGTATGGATTTCGGCCGACTTATGTATTTCCATATTTACAAGCCTTCAGGGCATAAATAATATTCACTGGGTATACAATTTGGTATTCCACAGACTAAATGATATTAAAAGTATGACCGTAAAGGTAGTTTATTATATGAGGCATTAA
- a CDS encoding M48 family metallopeptidase, which translates to MIKSQKTVETLSRINLDGKEMEYYLRRSSRRTVSIMIKNTGQVIVACPLKTPLAYIEKFLFEKEKWILKTLTEIQEKPARVMKKTFDNGDLFYYLGKEYKLKIVENNITKKPNVRFEEELMVLEISDNPDKEKIKSVLKKWYISKARELLAERIRIYSPLIGLSPKKLAVKEQKTRWGSCSSKGNINLNWKLVMSPLPVADYVVIHELCHLKEMNHSKKFWGIVEAIMPDYKVYRKWLKENGYTLSFE; encoded by the coding sequence TTGATAAAATCTCAAAAAACTGTAGAAACATTGTCACGAATTAACTTAGACGGAAAAGAAATGGAATATTACCTAAGAAGAAGCAGCAGAAGGACAGTTTCTATTATGATAAAAAACACTGGACAGGTTATTGTAGCTTGTCCGCTAAAAACTCCCTTAGCATACATAGAGAAATTTCTGTTTGAAAAAGAGAAGTGGATTCTAAAAACGCTGACTGAAATTCAGGAGAAACCCGCTAGGGTGATGAAAAAAACCTTTGATAATGGCGATTTATTTTATTATCTAGGCAAAGAATACAAGCTTAAAATTGTTGAAAATAATATTACCAAAAAGCCAAATGTACGCTTTGAAGAGGAGCTAATGGTTTTAGAGATATCTGATAATCCAGACAAGGAAAAAATAAAATCCGTCCTAAAAAAATGGTATATATCAAAGGCCAGAGAGCTATTGGCTGAAAGAATCAGAATATACTCACCTCTGATTGGCTTATCACCTAAAAAATTAGCTGTAAAAGAGCAAAAAACAAGGTGGGGAAGTTGCAGCTCAAAAGGTAATATTAATCTTAATTGGAAACTCGTTATGTCACCTTTGCCGGTAGCTGATTATGTAGTAATACATGAACTCTGTCACCTGAAAGAAATGAATCATTCTAAGAAATTTTGGGGAATTGTTGAAGCTATTATGCCGGATTACAAAGTTTACAGAAAATGGTTGAAAGAAAATGGCTATACTTTATCCTTTGAGTAA
- a CDS encoding aldo/keto reductase: MIYKKYGNTGKEISAIGFGGMRFPKTGDSYDYDKCAEIVVHANELGVNYFDTAPGYNDDHSEFIMSHAFKNMKKPFYVSTKSSQKDGSKLREQLETSLKRMNLEKINFFHIWCILSLDDYRSRMVKGGAYEAALKAKEEGLIEHIVFSTHCTGDEIETIVNEGCFEGMTVGYNILNFPFRQKGLEAGYKKGLGIATMNPLGGGLIPQKADYFDFIRSEDDKNVVDAALRFNASHDEITTVLAGMSSIEEVVQNCKVGDNLVKIEQSKLKEIEGRLFNSMDKLCTGCRYCEYCPKKIPVSKYMLSYNNHILGNTQEVLNNIKYHWGIKQEDVNNCIECGLCERKCTQHLPIINRLKEISAFEDASK; encoded by the coding sequence ATGATTTATAAAAAATACGGTAACACAGGCAAGGAAATATCTGCAATAGGTTTTGGAGGTATGAGGTTTCCTAAAACCGGAGATAGCTACGACTATGATAAATGTGCAGAGATAGTAGTACATGCAAATGAACTTGGTGTAAACTATTTTGATACTGCACCGGGATATAATGATGACCATAGTGAATTTATTATGTCCCATGCTTTTAAAAACATGAAAAAGCCATTCTATGTTTCAACTAAAAGCAGCCAAAAAGATGGCTCAAAATTACGTGAGCAGCTTGAGACATCTTTAAAGAGAATGAATCTTGAAAAGATTAATTTTTTCCATATATGGTGTATCCTGAGTCTTGACGACTATAGAAGCAGGATGGTAAAAGGCGGTGCTTATGAGGCTGCCCTAAAGGCAAAAGAAGAAGGACTTATAGAACATATTGTATTCTCAACCCATTGTACAGGAGACGAGATTGAAACAATAGTAAATGAAGGCTGCTTCGAAGGAATGACTGTGGGTTACAATATACTTAACTTCCCGTTCAGGCAAAAAGGTTTAGAAGCTGGTTATAAAAAGGGACTGGGTATAGCTACAATGAATCCCCTTGGAGGAGGTCTGATTCCTCAAAAGGCTGATTATTTTGATTTTATCAGAAGTGAAGACGACAAAAACGTAGTTGATGCTGCTTTAAGGTTTAATGCTTCCCATGATGAAATAACCACCGTATTAGCCGGAATGAGCAGTATTGAAGAGGTAGTTCAAAATTGCAAAGTTGGCGATAATCTGGTTAAAATTGAGCAAAGTAAATTAAAGGAAATTGAAGGTAGACTCTTTAATTCCATGGATAAACTTTGCACAGGCTGCCGTTATTGTGAATACTGTCCAAAGAAAATACCTGTGTCAAAATATATGCTGTCATATAACAACCATATTCTTGGTAATACTCAGGAGGTTTTGAACAACATTAAATACCATTGGGGAATCAAGCAGGAGGATGTTAACAATTGTATAGAATGTGGCTTGTGCGAAAGAAAATGCACACAGCACTTGCCAATAATAAACAGGTTAAAAGAAATTAGTGCATTTGAAGATGCAAGTAAATAA
- a CDS encoding complex I 24 kDa subunit family protein, translating to MDDCKCSLVDGILNKYDNNKSNLIAILQEIQNEYKYLPEDVLNYVAGKLEINLSKIFSVATFYENFSLVPKGKYIIKVCDGTACHVRKSIPILNAMRKELGLSESKHTTDDKLFTVETVSCLGACGLAPVITINDKVYAKMTPDSTIELIKTLRSEG from the coding sequence ATGGATGATTGCAAATGCAGTCTGGTTGACGGGATTTTAAACAAGTATGACAACAATAAATCGAACCTGATAGCGATTTTACAGGAAATCCAGAATGAATACAAATATTTGCCCGAGGATGTTTTGAATTACGTAGCTGGAAAGCTGGAGATTAATCTCTCAAAGATATTCAGTGTAGCTACTTTTTACGAAAACTTTTCTTTGGTACCTAAAGGAAAATACATAATAAAGGTATGTGACGGTACAGCGTGTCACGTTAGAAAATCAATTCCTATTTTAAATGCAATGAGAAAAGAACTGGGTCTGTCTGAAAGCAAACACACTACAGATGACAAGCTGTTTACAGTTGAAACAGTTTCCTGCTTGGGGGCCTGCGGATTAGCCCCGGTTATTACAATAAATGATAAGGTATATGCAAAAATGACGCCGGATTCAACAATAGAATTAATAAAGACTTTGAGGAGTGAAGGATAA
- a CDS encoding NADH-quinone oxidoreductase subunit NuoF yields the protein MKINNLQEFKAFSDRSAQALEKQKKKVLVCAGTGCVAGGSLEIYNRIKELINEKGLLVDLELDYEKEGIGVKKSGCHGFCEMGPLVRIEPENYLYLRVQIDDCEEIVNKTLMNNEAVERLMYTADNKVYKAQEDIPFYKKQTRMVLKNCGSINAESFAEYVAKGGYQALGKALFEMEPQEVCQSILDSNLKGRGGGGYPAGNKWKQVLKQNSEIKYVVCNGDEGDPGAFMDRSIMEGDPHGVIEGMTIAGYATQSTAGYIYVRAEYPLAVERLRIAIEDARKHGMLGENILNSGFSFDININKGAGAFVCGEGSALTASIEGERGMPRVKPPRTVEKGLWGKPTVLNNVETYANVPLIINNGSEWYKGIGTENSPGTKAFAITGNVNNTGLIEVPMGTTLREVIFDIGGGIKNDKKFKAVQIGGPSGGCLTEEHLDLPLDFDSLKKVGAMIGSGGLVVMDEDTCMVEVARFFMNFTQNESCGKCVPCREGTKRMLEILEKIVNGKGTKEDLDLLEELADTISSTALCGLGKSAASPVVGTLKYFREEYLEHVIDKKCKTHTCKALASIVIEKDKCKGCSKCARICPVQAIEGKIKEPYTINQSKCIKCGACLETCPFAAIKEA from the coding sequence ATGAAAATTAATAATTTGCAAGAATTTAAAGCCTTTTCTGACAGGTCGGCACAGGCACTTGAAAAGCAAAAAAAGAAGGTTCTGGTGTGTGCGGGAACAGGTTGCGTAGCCGGAGGGTCATTAGAGATATACAACAGAATCAAAGAGCTTATAAATGAAAAAGGCCTTCTGGTTGATCTTGAACTGGATTACGAAAAAGAAGGAATAGGAGTAAAAAAGAGTGGCTGCCACGGTTTTTGTGAAATGGGGCCTTTGGTAAGAATAGAACCTGAAAATTACTTGTATTTAAGAGTTCAGATAGATGATTGTGAAGAAATCGTAAACAAAACCCTTATGAATAACGAAGCTGTTGAAAGACTTATGTATACAGCGGACAACAAAGTATATAAGGCACAGGAAGACATCCCTTTCTATAAAAAGCAAACAAGAATGGTTCTGAAAAACTGTGGAAGCATCAATGCCGAATCCTTTGCAGAATATGTTGCAAAGGGAGGCTATCAGGCCTTGGGTAAAGCATTATTCGAAATGGAGCCACAGGAAGTATGTCAGTCCATACTGGATTCCAACCTTAAAGGAAGAGGGGGCGGAGGTTATCCAGCAGGGAATAAATGGAAACAAGTATTAAAACAGAACAGCGAAATTAAATACGTTGTTTGTAACGGTGACGAGGGTGACCCTGGAGCATTCATGGACAGAAGTATAATGGAAGGTGATCCTCACGGTGTAATCGAAGGTATGACTATTGCCGGGTATGCAACCCAGAGTACTGCCGGATACATATATGTTAGAGCAGAATATCCTCTTGCGGTAGAAAGACTGAGGATAGCCATTGAAGACGCAAGAAAGCACGGAATGTTGGGTGAGAATATACTAAATTCCGGATTTTCATTTGATATAAACATAAACAAAGGTGCAGGGGCCTTCGTTTGCGGTGAGGGTAGTGCATTAACTGCTTCAATAGAAGGCGAAAGAGGAATGCCAAGAGTTAAGCCTCCAAGAACCGTTGAAAAAGGACTTTGGGGAAAGCCAACTGTACTAAATAATGTAGAAACATATGCAAATGTTCCTTTAATTATAAATAATGGAAGTGAATGGTATAAAGGTATTGGGACTGAAAACAGTCCGGGTACAAAAGCATTTGCCATAACAGGTAACGTTAACAATACCGGATTAATAGAAGTTCCTATGGGAACAACCCTAAGAGAAGTAATTTTTGATATCGGAGGAGGTATCAAGAATGACAAGAAATTTAAAGCCGTTCAAATAGGAGGCCCTTCAGGAGGATGCCTCACAGAAGAACATCTGGACTTACCACTGGACTTTGATTCACTAAAAAAAGTAGGAGCAATGATAGGTTCAGGGGGACTCGTTGTAATGGATGAAGACACCTGCATGGTTGAAGTTGCAAGGTTTTTTATGAACTTTACACAAAACGAATCCTGCGGTAAATGTGTACCATGTCGTGAAGGAACCAAGAGAATGCTTGAAATTCTTGAAAAGATAGTAAACGGAAAAGGTACTAAAGAAGACCTTGATTTACTTGAGGAACTGGCAGATACCATAAGCAGTACGGCATTATGCGGATTGGGTAAGTCAGCTGCAAGCCCTGTTGTAGGTACATTGAAGTATTTCAGAGAAGAATATTTGGAACATGTTATAGATAAGAAGTGCAAAACACATACCTGTAAGGCTTTGGCTTCTATAGTTATAGAAAAAGATAAATGCAAGGGCTGCAGTAAGTGTGCCAGAATATGTCCTGTTCAGGCAATTGAAGGAAAGATTAAGGAGCCGTATACAATTAATCAGTCAAAATGTATCAAGTGCGGTGCCTGTTTGGAAACATGTCCATTTGCAGCAATAAAGGAGGCGTAA
- a CDS encoding [FeFe] hydrogenase, group A, with translation MGTMIIDGQMVEYTDEKNILAVIRKAGIELPTFCYHSELSVYGACRMCMVEDKWGGTITSCSTPPKDGMEVWTNTDKLKKHRKMILELLLANHDRDCTTCEKSGRCKLQEIALKVGVKKIRFGQEKKEMPIDDLGPSIIRNPNKCILCGDCVRACQEIQGVGVLDFAYRGSNLQVTTAFNKSLQEVDCVNCGQCRVVCPTGALMIKKDIDRAYEALQNKNKRVIAQIAPAVRVAIGEDFGLQPGEISMGKIVAALRKLGFDQVFDTAVGADLTVIEEAEELMDRIQRKEKLPLFSSCCPAWFKYAEQKHPELMENVSSCLSPQQMFGAVIKEQLKKEQSSDEKENIVIAIMPCTAKKYEAARPENAINGERQVDMVITTQELAIMIQENGIVFNELEDEAVDMPFGFTSGAGVIFGVSGGVSEAVLRYYYKERNASTLKSISYSGVRGMEGVKEATAEIDGRIVRIGVVHGLKNAEKLIRKIKKGEEKFDFIEVMACPGGCIGGAGQPIPQNENVRKLRAKGIYKVDKSLPIKRSDDNPTIDALYNGILNSNRHILHRD, from the coding sequence ATGGGAACTATGATAATTGACGGACAGATGGTTGAATATACCGATGAAAAAAATATACTGGCAGTAATAAGAAAAGCAGGTATTGAGCTTCCGACCTTCTGCTACCACTCAGAGCTCAGTGTTTACGGTGCGTGCAGAATGTGTATGGTTGAAGATAAATGGGGCGGCACCATAACCTCATGTTCAACGCCTCCAAAGGATGGAATGGAGGTATGGACAAATACAGATAAGCTTAAAAAACACAGAAAAATGATATTGGAGCTTCTTCTTGCAAACCATGACAGAGATTGTACAACCTGTGAAAAGAGCGGAAGATGCAAGCTTCAGGAAATAGCTTTAAAAGTTGGAGTAAAGAAAATAAGGTTTGGACAAGAAAAGAAAGAAATGCCTATAGATGATCTTGGTCCATCGATAATCAGAAATCCAAACAAGTGTATACTTTGTGGAGACTGTGTAAGAGCTTGTCAGGAAATTCAAGGTGTAGGGGTACTGGATTTTGCTTACAGAGGATCAAATCTTCAGGTAACAACTGCATTTAATAAATCATTGCAGGAAGTGGATTGCGTTAACTGTGGTCAGTGCAGGGTTGTTTGTCCTACCGGAGCATTAATGATAAAGAAAGATATTGACAGAGCATATGAGGCACTTCAGAACAAAAATAAGCGTGTAATAGCTCAGATAGCTCCCGCAGTACGTGTTGCAATCGGAGAAGATTTCGGACTTCAACCTGGTGAGATTTCAATGGGTAAGATTGTAGCAGCACTTAGAAAGTTGGGCTTTGATCAGGTATTTGACACTGCTGTTGGCGCTGACTTGACTGTTATAGAAGAAGCGGAAGAACTCATGGATAGAATTCAGAGAAAAGAAAAGCTGCCTTTGTTCAGTTCATGCTGCCCTGCTTGGTTTAAATACGCAGAGCAAAAACATCCTGAACTTATGGAAAATGTGTCTTCATGTCTGTCTCCACAGCAGATGTTCGGAGCAGTTATAAAGGAACAGCTTAAAAAGGAACAGTCTTCTGATGAAAAAGAGAATATTGTAATTGCAATAATGCCGTGTACTGCAAAAAAATATGAAGCTGCAAGACCTGAAAATGCAATAAACGGTGAAAGACAGGTGGATATGGTTATAACCACACAGGAGTTAGCAATTATGATACAGGAAAACGGTATTGTGTTTAATGAACTTGAAGACGAAGCCGTTGACATGCCTTTCGGATTTACCAGTGGAGCAGGTGTAATATTCGGTGTCAGCGGAGGTGTATCCGAGGCAGTACTTCGTTACTATTATAAGGAAAGAAACGCTTCAACCCTGAAAAGTATTTCATATTCAGGAGTGAGAGGTATGGAAGGTGTTAAGGAAGCAACAGCTGAAATTGACGGAAGAATAGTAAGAATTGGAGTAGTTCACGGTCTTAAAAATGCTGAAAAACTTATTAGAAAAATTAAAAAAGGTGAAGAAAAATTCGATTTTATTGAAGTAATGGCTTGTCCTGGAGGTTGTATAGGCGGTGCGGGACAGCCGATTCCACAGAATGAAAATGTAAGAAAATTAAGAGCAAAAGGTATATACAAGGTAGATAAGTCTTTACCCATCAAACGTTCTGATGACAATCCTACTATAGATGCTTTGTATAATGGCATTCTAAACAGTAACAGACATATTCTTCACAGAGACTAA
- a CDS encoding (2Fe-2S) ferredoxin domain-containing protein, with the protein MLDIYVCVGSSCHLKGSYQIINCFQRMIKENNLESKVELKASFCMGHCTTGVCVKIGDTFYSDVGAINAESFFNEKVFNTIEGKKA; encoded by the coding sequence ATGCTTGATATATATGTTTGCGTTGGTAGTTCCTGCCATCTCAAGGGATCTTATCAGATAATTAACTGCTTTCAAAGAATGATTAAGGAAAACAATCTTGAAAGTAAAGTTGAGTTAAAAGCATCCTTTTGCATGGGACATTGCACAACAGGTGTTTGCGTTAAAATAGGCGATACTTTTTATAGTGATGTAGGCGCAATAAATGCTGAAAGTTTCTTTAATGAGAAAGTATTTAACACAATTGAAGGCAAGAAGGCATAG